The Gemmatimonas phototrophica region CCGGGCACGGAGAGCCCTTCCACGAGATCATTCCACCGGAGTGATGCACAGCGAGCGCTCCGGATGGACAAGGAGAACGTGAGCCCGCGCAGCGCGGTGCTGCCAATGGGAATGGTCAGTGTCCCGTTCTCAAGTGCCCGGAGATTGAAGAAGCCTGCCGTACGCTCCACATGGCCGTCGGCATAGTGCAGCGAGACGGTACGAGGGTACAGCGGGCACTGTCGGTCGCGGAAGTTGGGATTGTCTGTTTGCATGGTGGCATCGCCGCTGCCACTGAAGGCATTGGACGAAAACAGCTTGGCCGACACGCCACACACGCCGTTGTCGTACACCGATTCCTGACCACTCACGAAGGCGCCGTCGCTGCGCAGGCCGAGGGCGCTGTCGTCGAGCGGGAAGTACCAGGTGGTCTTGGGATCGCCCAGCACCACTTCGAAGACCTCGGCGCCTACTCCCTTCTTGCCGCCCACATTGGTCACAACAATGTCGTACGACCCAATGGTGGCGTTGGCTGGTACCGCAATGCGTGCCTTGAGTGTGCTGCTGTTCACGTAGCTGTTGGAGAGCACCTGCACCTGCGTGGTATCCCCCGCAATGGACCAGCGGGCTGATGCCCCTTTGGCAAAGCCGCTGCCGCTGATGGTCACATCAACGACGGTGTCGGTACTGGCGATGGCCGGTGAGGCCCCGGTGACGGACACGGTCGTGGTGCCGCCGGAACCACTGCCCCCGCCATTCGCCCTGGCGAAGGCCGGTGTTGCGGTGGCGTCAGTGAGCGTGCTGCCGCCACAGGCGGTGAGCAGCACGAGCGACAGGGTCGCTCGCAGGAAGGAGGCGGGCGTCATTGGGTAGTGGCTGGAGACAGGAACAACACGCGGCTGCGCAATGATACGGACAACGGCATCACGTTTGCGCGACGTGGCGGGGAAAAAAGAGGACCCGGGCGTGGCGTGGTGCGGCGTGGCCAACGCGTCATCGGCCATCGCCCGACAGCTGGTACGCCGCCCAACGATACGGGTGGGACTGCTGCGGATCGCGAATCATGAGCCGTTGCGCCGTGGCGAGTGCCTCGGGGGTGGACTGACGGCGACGCGCGGTGTGAAAGTGCCGGGCAAAGCGGGCGGCCGCAGCGTCGTCGATACGCCAGAGCGTCGCGACCACGTTGCGCGCACCGGCCATGAGCCAGGCGTTGGCCAGCGAAGTAAACTCTCCCCGCGCTTCAAAGCGCATGCCCTGCCCGTTGCCGACGGCGGTTTCGCAGCCGGAGAGAAACAGGAGCGGACTGCGTACGGTAAGGCCGAGGATCTCGTGCACTTCGAGGCGGCCATCATTGGCGGACGAGGTGGGCGTCGCACTGCCACGCAACTCCAGTCGCGAGAAGAGCGGATTGTGCGCATTCACCACGGCATGACTGGCCACGTGTACCACGCCGGGTTGCTGCACCAGCGTGCGCAACTGCTGCTCGCTGGCGTCTCCGTTCAGGTAGACCGTGCCGCCGCTTTGCGCCGCCGCGTCCTCCGCTTCGGCTCGCGAGCCGGGCAGGCGGTCGGTGAACGGCGCCAGAGCGCTGAACGACGGCGACGGCCATACGGGTTGGGGTCGCGCCGGCATGGTGCGCACCCCCACCAGGAAAGCGGCGCTGGGCAGGTTCACCAGGGTGATCTCTTCCACGAGATGCCGCTGGGTGGCTGCGTTGTACAGCGCACCAAAAGGCAGTGCCGTGAGCAGGCCGTGCGGAACCAGAACCCATTGGCGCACGGTGGCAGGCAGCAGGCGTTGCACGGGAGTCACCAGCGTTTCGTGCAGCGCGGACAGCAAGGGGATGGCGGCCTGGCCAGCGTGCCGCTGTCCGAGCAGCTCACGCACCAGTCCAATACGCGCCGCCAGCGAGTCCGTAGGCATGGGGATCGTCGCCACCCGTACCGCTTCGCGCGTCACCGCAAAAATCACCAGATGCTCTGGGGTGGCAAAGTACTCCACCAGCGCTTCGTGGCGTTGCAACACGGGTTTCACGTTTTGCGGCGTGGTGAACGCCGTGGCCGGAGTACTGGCGATCTCGTGACGCTCGTTCGGTAACGGCAGCCGACTGCGCAACGCCTCATAGGCACTCCGGGCCACGCGCAAACTATCGCGCAGCTCCTGCGTCGACGCCACGAGGGCGGCACTGCGGTCGCGCGGGGCGCGGTCTTCCTGCAGGCGAAGCCGATTCACCAACGCATCAATGCGTGCCAGCAGCGCATTGGCCTCCCGCTCCACGTACAATGGCGGGTCGGTTGTGCGACGGCCGTTGCGCTGCAGCGCCTCACGGCTCTCGCGGAGCCGCTCGGTGAGTTCGCGCCCGCGGGCGGCATCGGCGACGGCGAACGCATCATCCACCAATCCCTGCGCCAAAAGCGCGAGTGTCAGATCGGCGTAGACGCGCGCCCGCGCGGCGACATAGCGCTGGCGCAGTTCCCCCGCGGCGTACTGCGCCCGTACCTGTTCAATGGTCGCAACAGCCGCTTTCCCCTCGCGTACGGCTTCACGCCGACGTCCCAGCGCGGCGTAGGCACGCGCCTTCCATGCCAGCCGTTCGGCACGAACATCGGGGCCGGCCATCTCGAACAGCGATGTGGTGCGCTCAAGTTCGTGCAGCACCCCGGGCCAGTGTGACGCACGGGCCATCTGCCGGGCCGTGGCAAGTGCCAGCTGCGAAGCCGCCAGCGGGATATCCAATTGCCGGGCAACACGACGCGCCTCGGCCAGATGACGATCCGCGCGGGGATAGTCCCGCGCCTCCTCCGCCAGTTCGGCCAACAGCAAAAGATCCTCGAGCATCTGATACAGCAGCCCGTGGCGGGCATGCCCGTTCAATGCCGTGGTGGCCATGCGCTGCGCGGCCGACACATTCCCTCGTTGCTGCAGGGCGCGGGCCTGCTGGCGTCGCACCGTGAACTGTTCCTTGGGTTGGCCCAGCGAGTCGTTGAGGATCGCCGCCTGACCGTACACGTCCAGCGCGTGCTGCGTATCGCCGGCCTCGAGATACAAGTCCCCCTGGACGCGCAGATTTTCGGCCAGTTCTCCGGCAGCGCCAAGACGACGGGCCAGATCATTGGCACTGTCCAGCAACACAAACGCACGCTGCGGGGCGCCCATGGCGGCATACGCCGTGGCGAGTTGGCCGCGCGCATTGACCTCGAGGGTCGAGTCGCCGGTGGCACTGGCCAGCGTACGAGCCTCACGCAGCAGCCCGGTGGCGTCCAGCGCGGCCCCCCGCGCAATCTGCAAGGCCGCCAGATTGTTCAGCGTACGTGCGAGGTTCACCGTGTCGGCAAGCGTGGTGAACTGCAGGCGGGCCTCGGTGAATGCCTCGGCGGCCGCGTCGTACAGCGCTCGCTCCTGCAACACCAATCCCAGATTCATGCGTGCCTTGGCAACACCGGCCGAGTCGCCCGATTCGCGCGCCACGGTGGCCGCTTCCGTGAGCAGGCGGGTCGCATCGGAGGTGCGATCTTCTTCCCAGGCCAACAGCCCCAGACTGTTCAGCGACCGAAACAGCTCGTGGCGCATGCCCAGATGCCGCTTGAGGCGCAGCGCGGCCTCCCCCCATTGGCGCGCCGATACATACTCGCCACGCTGTTTGGCCGCCTGCGCCCGACCAGTGAGCGCCCGTGCAATTCGTGAGGAATCCGCGAGGCGTTCGGCCAATGTCTGGGCCTGCGTCCAAAGGACAGCGGCACTATCAGGCGCTCCGCGATAGAGCGAATCGCCGGCGGCCAGCAAGGCATCAATGCGCTGCTGCTCGGCGCTGAGCGGGGCGCGAGCCACGGCGTCGCGCCCGCTATCGCAGGCTGCGATCGCCAGCCACGCCGCCACCGACAGCCGACCGGCCACCAGATGGAACGAGGTCTTGGAAGGCGTGCGTGTGCGCCGCATGAGTGTGCCGTGGGTCAGCGCGGGACGAGCAGATACGCGCCGGTGCTGCGGCTGCGCCCATCGAGCTGCTGGGCCGTGACGCTCCACCACGCTCGTGGTGCAGCGCGTAGCACGGCGCGAGGGAGCGTGAGCACCGTATCGCTTGTGGCGGTAGCGTGTAAAACGCTGCCGACGTCGTTCTGCACCACCAGATCGTAGGTGGCCCCCGGGGCGGCCGAGCGCCACACGAGAATGAGGTCCGTGGTGTTGGACACCAGGGAGTCGCTGGTTACCACCGCCAGTGCCGTTTCAATCTCCGGGGACGGCCCAGCACCGGCAGAAGGAAGAGCGCCACGCGTGGTGTCTGGCGTAATCGATGGCGGGGTACTGCCACCGCCCCAGCGCATCATGACTATGACGGCGGCTGCCGCTGCCAGAGGGGCCAGGTACCGTACCCGCACGGTGGGGGGCGCGGGGAGCAGCCGTCGGACTTCCACCACCTCGCGGCGGCACTCGCTGCAGAGGGCAAGATGCTGCGCCGCCACCTGCTTCGCGGGGGCGGAGAGGGAGCCGTCAACGAACGCGGCCACGAGATGCGCATCGAGGTGTTCCTCGGCTGCGCGTGCGACTTCCGAATGCATGGGCGTCGTCATGGGATACTGCTCTCCACACCGCGGGCCTTGAGGAGGCGACGCAGGCTGCCAAAGGTGGCGTTGAGCCGACGGAACACGTGAAAGGCCGTGGGCAGGCCAAGCAAGCGGGCGATTTCGCTACCCGAAAGCCCATCGTGAAACCGCAGCTTGATGAGCAACTGCTCATCCGGGTTGAGCTGCGCCATGGCACTGCTCACGGCGTCCTGCAGCTCGCGGTGGCGCACGTCTTGATCAGGGAGCGGGGCCTGATCGTCAACGGTATGGGCGATCGCGAGATCCCCATCGGTGGTAAACCGTGCCAGGCGTCGCCGAAGCTGCAAACGCGCTTCCGCGCCGTCCTTGTCCTGGGCGTCCCGGGGGCGACCGTACTGCTGACGGTAGAAATCAAGACAGAGACGGCGCGCCACCACCGTCAGCCAGGTGGTCAGTTTGCTTCGGCCGTCGTTCCGGTAGCCACGCAACCGACGGAAGTTGTCTTCCTGCAGGCGTTCGAGGACAAAGGCATAGGCATCCATGGCCTCGTCGTACTGAGGAAAGACATCCCGCGCAATGTGCACGAGCAGCCGACTGTGGTCGGCCACAAAGACCGCCCACGCGGCATCGCGGGCGTCGGCAGCAGGGGCGTCAAGGAGCGACGAGAGAGAGGCGGGCAAAAATGCGCTGGCAATGGTCAACACATGATGACACGGACAATGCTAGCACTATTGCGCGGTTACAGCGGAACTGCGGTAACCGCTGTAAAAGCGTCATGGGTTATGGGTTATCGGGTTACCGGGTAACTGCGGTAACAGCGGGCCCGTGCGGGGCACGCACGCGCGGACGCCAGCACTCGGACCTCTCAACGTCGTGGTTATCTCGACCCTCTCACCCTCGGTATCCATCGCACACTCGATCGTCCCACCGCGCACCTCTGACTACCCCAGCGTCAGCCCGAGTCTGAGCGTCCTTCCCGGCTGCGGCAGGCCGCATTGGTCGTAGGCTGCGCGGTCTCCCAGGTTGTCCACGGCAAATACGGCGGCGAGTCGTTGCAGCAGGCCGCTGCGGCGCATGGTGAATGTTCGCGTGATGGCGGCGTCGCCAATGGTTTGCGCGCCCAGCTCTACCTGACGGGCGAGGTCGGGGTGCTGGCAGTATTGCACGCCCACGTGCCGGGCCATGAGGCTCGCACGCATACCGGCCACGAGGGGCGACGTCACGGCCAGTGACGCGCGCCGTTCGGGGTTATGCTCGGCGCGGCGCTCGTTGTTGGCGCTGGTGGTGATGGACGGGTCGAGCACTCTGATGCGCTGCAGCGTGGCGTCGCCGCTGAGCGTGGTGCCCTTGAGGGCACTCGGTGTCCACGAGGCCAGCAGCTCGAGGCCGTGGCTGCGGATTTCATCGCGATTGATGCGACGGAAGAGGCGATTGGGGAGCGAGATGCGCACCACCGCGTCGTCGAGTGTATGCCGGAAGCCCACGGCCTGCAGCTGCACGCCGCGCTGGGCAAAGGCTCCGCCGTCGAGGGTGATGCCGGCTTCCATGCCCAGCAGGCGCTCGGGGCGCAGCAGGGGGTTGGGATCGAAGCGATCGAGCGCTCCGCTGTACAGCTCACGCAGGGCGGCAAAGCGGGCTCGTTCGCTCACGGACGCGTGCAAGCGTACACCATCGTTGAAGCGCAACGTGCTGCCCAGCCGCCAGCCGGCACGCGACAGCGTGCCCAGCGACGGCCGCCCCCCCGACTGCGGTGTGCGTGCGTCGTCCTGCACGACGCCACCGCTCACCAGCAACCGCTCATGAATGGGCACATCGAGTTCGGCGCCCAGGCTCGCCAGTCGCTGTTCATAGCGGGTGGCGCGGGCAGTGGCGCGTTGCGCATCAAGCGTTTCGTCGTACACCACGCGGGTGCCGGTGGCCGCGACACGAAGCTGCGCGTTGCGGGGCAGGGAATGCGTGGCCGCAACCCGATAGACGTCACTGACCTCGTCACCCAGTTCTCTGGATAACAGCGTGTTGTAGCTGCGATTCGTGAAGCTTTCAATCTCCACCTGCTGCGTGCTGCGTCCGACGCTGGCTTGCAGAGAGCCGTAGCCCAATGAGGTTTTGCGCACTCCACTGCCGGCGGAAAGAATGCCGAGTGTGCGCGACTGCGACGGATAGCGCCAATAGCGCGGCAACTGGATGTGCTGTTCGGGGGCGACCCCTCGTTCCGTGTCGTAACCCGTGGCCGTGAGCCCCACAAAGGCACCGCTGCGATGGTCGTAGCGCACGGCGGCGTAGCCGTCGAGCTGTTGCTGGTCGGTGTTGGTACGCAGCGCGCGATTGTCCGGACTGCCCGGGTCGGCGGTGCCGCCGGTGAGCCCGTCGCCGAGGTTGCCGCTGGGGAGGGCAAACCCGTCGCGCTGGCGCTGCGTGATGCCACCGCGAATGCGCAGGGTGCCGCCGGCCACGTCCATGGGGCGGGCGGCGTTGAGCGAGAGGACCCGGGACGCGTACTGGTCTATGCCGGTGCCAATCTGCAGGGAGGTGGTGCGTGGCGTGCTGCGCGCGAGCGGCCCGTTGAGGTCCATGCGAATGACCCCGCCCAGGGTGTTAGCGCCCCCCAGCAGGGTGGCGAGGCCGCGTACCACCACGATCTGCTCCACCCCCGTGGTGGGGATGAGCGACGGGTCGGTGCGGGCGTCCCACCCCACCGTGAGCGGGAGCCCGTCGAGCAGCACCGCGGCCTGCCGGGAATCGGAGCCGCGGACGCCAATTTCCATCTCGCCACGCGAATTCTGGCGCACGAGCACAAACGCCGTTTGCCGCAGCACGTCGCCGATATGCGGCGCCGGCGCCAGCGGCACGGGAAGTGAATCGGGGCGAATGGTGACTGCGGTGGCGCCACCAGTGACCGACGGCGCACGAGCCCCACGAACCGTGATGGGCTCAATGCGCCGGGCGGAGGAGTCCTGGCTGGTCTTCTGGGCCTGTACCGAGGGAACAGCGAACAGCAGAGCGGCACACCACAACAGACGAACGGGGAGTGACATGCCGCATTCTGGCGGGGGCTGCCTTAACTCCGGATTAATTGGCGTGCGTTGCTGCTCACTGCCGTCTGTGTGGCTGCGGTCAGCCGTCTGCGGTTCACCAATGTCGTGAACTGCAAGACCGCAGACGGCAGCCACTCAGTTGGCAGATGCCAGGAGCAGCAGGCTTACCCGAAGTAGTCTTGCTGCCCCTTGCGACGCGACTCGCGCTCGGCGCGCGCATAAGTGCCGGCGTCGGAGCGCGAGATCTTGCGGCGTGCCACCAGCGCTTCGAGCACCAGCTCGCAGGCCACCACGATCATGGAGTCGTCGCCCTTCTTGGCGAGGCCGAGGGCAACGACGGTGTCCACCAGCCCCGGCACGAGGTCGAAGCCCTTGCGCACGACACCAATGGCAATGTCGTCGCCCACCTGCAGGGCGCTTCCCTTGTCGAACCACATGATGATCTCGTCGGTGTCGAGATCACCCGTGCGCTCGCGCAGTGTGGCGTCGCAGGCGCGACGAATGAGTTCGCGGGCAATGTTGTTGCCGCCCACCAGCTCACCTTCGTACTCGAGCTCAATCTTGCCGGTGATGGCGGGCAGGGCCGCATACACATCGGCCACACGCGGCACCGCTTCGCTATCGCCGTTGCGCAGCGCGCGCTGCTCGGCGTTGGAGACCACATTCTCCATGGCGGTAATGGGCATACGCTGCGAGACGCCACTGCGCTTGTCGATGCGCTTGTCGTCGCGTGCCTCGAAGGCAATGCGTTCCACCACTTCCTCAATGAGATCAGGGACGCGGATCTCCACGCTGTTGTCGCGCTGCGTCCAGGCTTCCTGGCGCGTGATGCTCACACCCAGCTCCACCGACTCGGGGTAGTGCGTAATGATTTCCGAGCCAATGCGGTCCTTGAGCGGCGTGATGATCTTGCCGCGCGCGGTGTAGTCTTCGGGGTTGGCGGTGAAGCAGAGCAGCACATCCAGTGACAGGCGCACGGGATAGCCTTTGATCTGCACGTCGCCTTCCTGCATGATGTTGAACAAGCCCACCTGCACCTTGCCGGCGAGGTCGGGGAGTTCGTTCAACGCGAAGATGCCGCGGTTGGCGCGCGGCAGCATGCCGTAATGAATGGTGAGCTCATCGCTCAGCAGGTGCCCCCCGCGGGCCGCCTTGATGGGGTCCACGTCGCCGATGATATCGGCCACGGTCACGTCGGGCGTGGCGAGCTTTTCCACGTAGCGCTGGTCGCGCGAGACCCAGGCAATGGGGGTGTCTTCGCCCGCTTCTTCGATGAGATTGCGCGCGTACTTGGAGATGGGGGCGAACGGATCGTCGTTCACCTCGCTCCCCTTTACCACGGGCATGGCGTCATCGAGCAGCGAGATCATGGCGCGCAGAATGCGCGACTTGGCCTGTCCGCGCAGTCCGAGCAGAATGAAGTTGTGCCGGGCCAGCAGGGCGTTGACGATCTGCGGCATGACCGTGTCTTCGTAGCCCAGCACGCCGCGAAAGAGCGGGCCGCCGTCCTGCAGGCGGGCAATGAGGTTGCGGCGAATCTCGTCTTTGACGGATTTGGGCCGATTGGTGGCGTAGCCGGAGCGCTTGAGCGCGCCGAGGGTCTCGGGGAATCGGGACACGGCGTGGGTACTGTTGGGGCTGCCAGAAAATGGGGCCGAAAAACCGCCCGGGGTACTATGCAGGTACAAGGCACAAGCGGGGCGAAGAGTGCCCGGATTTGCGGAAGGGGGGGAGAAGTCGCCGATCCAGGGGGCGGAGAGGCGTCATTTACAGTAACAACCGAAAATCTTTGTCCCACAACGGCTTTCCGTCCCCCCAGAAGTGTGAGGAGACGATTAAGGCGCCTTGACACCAGCGTCCGGTACCATACATTCCTGTCGCTTGACCCCGTCGGCACAGACGCCGGGGGGGCCGTGCGCTTTTAGGCTGCACGGCGCTCATCACCGCACCGTATGGAGTCTCATCATGAAGCGTATCGCCCTCGTCGCCGCTGCTCTCGTGCTCGCCGCCTGCTCCGCCAAGGAAGAGGCCCCGGCCGCTGACACGGCTGCCGCCGCCCCCGCCGCCGCCATGGATTCGGCCGCGATGGCCGCCCCGGCTGATTCGACCGCCATGGCCGCCCCGGCCGACTCGACCGCGATGGCCGACACGACCAAGCACTAATCTGCTTGCGTGAAGGAAAAAGGGGCCCGCTCGAAAGAGCGGGCCCCTTTTTTGTTTGGCTGAGAGGCGGGAATCTGATGTCTGTTGTCAGATGTCGGACAATCGAAGTGCGATGAAAACGGCGTTATGTGTTATGGGTTATCGGGTAACCGAGTAACCGCGGGGGCCCAAGCCAGTGCAGGGCACTCCCAGCGAGGATGAAGCACTCGCACCTCTCATCGTCGTCGTTATCTCGACCCTCTCACACTCGATATCCATCGCACCTCTCAACTCGCAACGCTCTCACCTCTGCGTCCCGACTCGCCCGTCTCACCTACTCATCAAACGGCAGCTCGACGACGCGGGCCGTGATGTCGCCCGCCGGCACGACGACCGTCACCGTGTCTCCCGGCGAGACCTCTCGGCGGATCATGGCCATGGCGATGGGGCCCAGTCGAGGCGAGATCACGCTGCTGCGCACATCGCCCACGTCCTTGCCGGTGGCATCGGCCACGCGCGCATGCTGCGGCATGGGCTGCTCGGCCATGAGTCCGCGCAGGTGGCGATTCACATGTCCGCGGAAGTGCACGCGCGCCACGGTCTCCTGGCCGGTGTAGCAGCCTTTGGTGAAGGAGATCGCGCCGAGGGTGTC contains the following coding sequences:
- a CDS encoding CHAT domain-containing tetratricopeptide repeat protein; translated protein: MRRTRTPSKTSFHLVAGRLSVAAWLAIAACDSGRDAVARAPLSAEQQRIDALLAAGDSLYRGAPDSAAVLWTQAQTLAERLADSSRIARALTGRAQAAKQRGEYVSARQWGEAALRLKRHLGMRHELFRSLNSLGLLAWEEDRTSDATRLLTEAATVARESGDSAGVAKARMNLGLVLQERALYDAAAEAFTEARLQFTTLADTVNLARTLNNLAALQIARGAALDATGLLREARTLASATGDSTLEVNARGQLATAYAAMGAPQRAFVLLDSANDLARRLGAAGELAENLRVQGDLYLEAGDTQHALDVYGQAAILNDSLGQPKEQFTVRRQQARALQQRGNVSAAQRMATTALNGHARHGLLYQMLEDLLLLAELAEEARDYPRADRHLAEARRVARQLDIPLAASQLALATARQMARASHWPGVLHELERTTSLFEMAGPDVRAERLAWKARAYAALGRRREAVREGKAAVATIEQVRAQYAAGELRQRYVAARARVYADLTLALLAQGLVDDAFAVADAARGRELTERLRESREALQRNGRRTTDPPLYVEREANALLARIDALVNRLRLQEDRAPRDRSAALVASTQELRDSLRVARSAYEALRSRLPLPNERHEIASTPATAFTTPQNVKPVLQRHEALVEYFATPEHLVIFAVTREAVRVATIPMPTDSLAARIGLVRELLGQRHAGQAAIPLLSALHETLVTPVQRLLPATVRQWVLVPHGLLTALPFGALYNAATQRHLVEEITLVNLPSAAFLVGVRTMPARPQPVWPSPSFSALAPFTDRLPGSRAEAEDAAAQSGGTVYLNGDASEQQLRTLVQQPGVVHVASHAVVNAHNPLFSRLELRGSATPTSSANDGRLEVHEILGLTVRSPLLFLSGCETAVGNGQGMRFEARGEFTSLANAWLMAGARNVVATLWRIDDAAAARFARHFHTARRRQSTPEALATAQRLMIRDPQQSHPYRWAAYQLSGDGR
- a CDS encoding zf-HC2 domain-containing protein; this encodes MTTPMHSEVARAAEEHLDAHLVAAFVDGSLSAPAKQVAAQHLALCSECRREVVEVRRLLPAPPTVRVRYLAPLAAAAAVIVMMRWGGGSTPPSITPDTTRGALPSAGAGPSPEIETALAVVTSDSLVSNTTDLILVWRSAAPGATYDLVVQNDVGSVLHATATSDTVLTLPRAVLRAAPRAWWSVTAQQLDGRSRSTGAYLLVPR
- a CDS encoding RNA polymerase sigma factor, whose protein sequence is MLTIASAFLPASLSSLLDAPAADARDAAWAVFVADHSRLLVHIARDVFPQYDEAMDAYAFVLERLQEDNFRRLRGYRNDGRSKLTTWLTVVARRLCLDFYRQQYGRPRDAQDKDGAEARLQLRRRLARFTTDGDLAIAHTVDDQAPLPDQDVRHRELQDAVSSAMAQLNPDEQLLIKLRFHDGLSGSEIARLLGLPTAFHVFRRLNATFGSLRRLLKARGVESSIP
- a CDS encoding TonB-dependent receptor plug domain-containing protein, producing MSLPVRLLWCAALLFAVPSVQAQKTSQDSSARRIEPITVRGARAPSVTGGATAVTIRPDSLPVPLAPAPHIGDVLRQTAFVLVRQNSRGEMEIGVRGSDSRQAAVLLDGLPLTVGWDARTDPSLIPTTGVEQIVVVRGLATLLGGANTLGGVIRMDLNGPLARSTPRTTSLQIGTGIDQYASRVLSLNAARPMDVAGGTLRIRGGITQRQRDGFALPSGNLGDGLTGGTADPGSPDNRALRTNTDQQQLDGYAAVRYDHRSGAFVGLTATGYDTERGVAPEQHIQLPRYWRYPSQSRTLGILSAGSGVRKTSLGYGSLQASVGRSTQQVEIESFTNRSYNTLLSRELGDEVSDVYRVAATHSLPRNAQLRVAATGTRVVYDETLDAQRATARATRYEQRLASLGAELDVPIHERLLVSGGVVQDDARTPQSGGRPSLGTLSRAGWRLGSTLRFNDGVRLHASVSERARFAALRELYSGALDRFDPNPLLRPERLLGMEAGITLDGGAFAQRGVQLQAVGFRHTLDDAVVRISLPNRLFRRINRDEIRSHGLELLASWTPSALKGTTLSGDATLQRIRVLDPSITTSANNERRAEHNPERRASLAVTSPLVAGMRASLMARHVGVQYCQHPDLARQVELGAQTIGDAAITRTFTMRRSGLLQRLAAVFAVDNLGDRAAYDQCGLPQPGRTLRLGLTLG
- a CDS encoding magnesium chelatase — translated: MSRFPETLGALKRSGYATNRPKSVKDEIRRNLIARLQDGGPLFRGVLGYEDTVMPQIVNALLARHNFILLGLRGQAKSRILRAMISLLDDAMPVVKGSEVNDDPFAPISKYARNLIEEAGEDTPIAWVSRDQRYVEKLATPDVTVADIIGDVDPIKAARGGHLLSDELTIHYGMLPRANRGIFALNELPDLAGKVQVGLFNIMQEGDVQIKGYPVRLSLDVLLCFTANPEDYTARGKIITPLKDRIGSEIITHYPESVELGVSITRQEAWTQRDNSVEIRVPDLIEEVVERIAFEARDDKRIDKRSGVSQRMPITAMENVVSNAEQRALRNGDSEAVPRVADVYAALPAITGKIELEYEGELVGGNNIARELIRRACDATLRERTGDLDTDEIIMWFDKGSALQVGDDIAIGVVRKGFDLVPGLVDTVVALGLAKKGDDSMIVVACELVLEALVARRKISRSDAGTYARAERESRRKGQQDYFG